actgttgcctttctcagaggttgtcacgtgaTGTCATCACACGATGTCATCATGCGATGTCATTACGTGACAACCTTTGAGGAAGGCAATAGTTGTTGCCGAAACCATCAGGTACAGAAATAAATACACAGGTTTGGCTTTAAAAATAAcaaattgcatatatttttttaaactttatgaaCCTTTTTGGATTACAGATTAATCACatgtttgaatttggattaagcatgattaatcacattttacatAATTCAAactaactattaaaaaaaacagtatttggATAcacatgcaattttattgtcaaaatgtcatacaggaacattttttagaTGTTTTACTTGATTACTCTGCGTATATGTGATTAATGCAATAATTTATTATGATGAATCACATGAGTTAAgtcatcatttttgacagctctaCTTTAAACATGACAAATATGAATGAATAGTTcttgataataatatttaaaaaatcattattttttacAACAATGTGTATTTTTAAGTGACTTACCTGGTTTTTGGAGGTCCAGTATTGACAGGAATGTCTATAAAGGTAACCGAAGCAGTGACAGGAAACAACTGGGTCTCTGTGGGATCTGCACATGGAGAGAAATCCCCTCCTCCGCACTCAAATGTCCAGGTGGACAAGGTGGAGCTAAAGTTATcaaaagtaaaaaattaaattataaaagAGCCATAAGTCACTGTTATTTAGTGTGCAACATGCATAGTATTATACACACCGAACTTGTATCGTTTGGATATTCCTTTGGGCGTTTCCGTCAATCATTCCAGTGACTAAAGTCCAAATGACAATATGAATATGGGACGGAATGTCGCTGCATGAGCTGTCTCCATCTGCAGACGTTTTGCTTGAGTTCATAACTAAAATTCAGTTCCAATGACAAGAACGCGGAAATTTAATTCATACAGTTCTCTAATGCATTTCATGAGAAGATCATTAGTTGTTCTCCGTTCATACTCACAATTTATGTCCACCCAGTCTGCTATAGTTTGAGAGTTTGGGTTCCCACTCTTTGCAACATATGTGGCTCTGATCAAGTTTGCTTGGAGGGAGCAAACAGTCTCCCTAGAGGAGACAAGAGAATACTTAACACGGGAACTATAGACATACATCAAAAACAAGGTTGctcgattttgagaaaaaaaaaaaaaaagattcttctgccaaaaagtgcaattgcaaTTCGATTTTTAGATTTCAATACAGCTGTCAAATTTAACGAGTTAACACatatgattaatcacacaatattATCTTATTAATCATGTATttacgcagattaatcacccaaTTTATAGTCCCCGATGAGAGTTTAGATAATACTCTCACCAAGTACAAATAGTAAATTAATAAACAAAGAGCAAAAAAATTACATGTATatgttgattagcaacactaaattgtccctagtgtgtgaatgtgagggtgaatgttgtctgtctatctgtgttgaccctgcgatgaggtggcgacttgtccagggtgtaccccgccttccacccgaatgcagctgagatataggctccagcaccccccgtgacccagaaagggacaagcggtagaaaatggatggatggatagtaaaaaaaaaaaagttttatgtttgtgtataacatttgtgtcaaaatatggttatggtattaatttattttgaacatacatacaattacaatatggcacatcacatatttccagcagGAGTAGGGAGaggcatattttattttattctataccTTTCCGTTTCATAGCAATTTGTAACGCGTTTTTTTGTAATCAATATGTAACACAAACAgtggataaatatatattttttaaagttaatgtTAATTAGACAAGCAAATAATTTACTATAATTAATTATGATTTATCCCAATTCAAAAGTGTGAGTAATCTGATTACTTTGAAATACATAAAACTGCTAAAATTAAGAAAGTCgtcttacttttagactgtcattcAACAATAGTCCCAAACTACCagacattagaacaatatgcaataatctaCTTTCGAAAATATTTGGGTTTATGTGGACAGCGCCCTCTTCTGGATTACTGAAAATCTGCTTTGTGGAGACTCAGAGCTTTTATTTTGTCTGACCAAATAAATAACCACTAAAAAAGTATACAGTGACCTGAGGCCACGCTGCTGAAATTGATGTTTCCTTACACTATCATTGGCCGCTTGTGGTAGTCTCATCATCATCCACCTGTTTTGAACTAACTTGACAGGGCTCGTATTGCTGCCACCAGAGAAGTTCCTTTCGCCATTTTACACTGTCGCCATGAAAACTTTTTGCAGACACAGTAACAGTTCCTTTATCCCTGTTAATTGGTAACAGACATGACCGCGATAAATTAATTTCTGTAGTAGGAATCATTAGTTATAAATCGAATATTTTCATAGCAAGAGCATAAAAAGCAGTGTCCTACCTTCTAAATaacattttcaacattatgagagccctctagacatgaaataacactctttagtcacctttacactcttttattgcaatatattattaatgctgcctgaggctgagtcaatcagtggccacaatccTGAACAGCatgatctgattggtttggtgtCATCTAGTGGCCACTACTACTGTTGatacttttagttaatttagtcttttttatactgtaaaatacttaatttagggcAGAAATGTTGcataaaatgatttaaaaaatcaaTGATATGGTGAAACAGCAATATTTGAAGTGCAATATGTTTACTTTACTGTACAGTAGTGTTTGTTATTAGCGCACTGACTGCATCAGCTGCAGTGCAAGCACACTTGCTGTTTCCTGAAAATGCCAAAGACGAAGGAGAGGAACCGAGGAGAGAGGGGGAAAAaagtgagagagaaaaaaaacgagaaaaaaaaaatactcagcCTCTTGCGCAGTTACATTATTGCAGTAAATGAAACTTCAATGTCGATTTGATGTTGATTCATTGTGCAGCCCTACTAAAAGTCGTACTGAACCTCTTACCTCAGGAGATCGCACTTGGTCAAGTTGTCCATGCTGATAGGCAACTGACATCCTGATGTTGAATTCTCAGCAAACAGAATCGGTTGTTTCCCAGCAGTGGAACACAGCCCTTCACTCACTTTCACATAAAGAGATAAGTTATTAATAAATTAGTGTTTTGTTGAATTTTGCACTTTTTGATGATTAACAAAACAACTATCACCTGGTTTCCAAAGATTGATGGATGTCCTTTGCACAGAGAAAGTATCATTTTGTGCGTCCTCAATTCCTGCAATGATGGGTCTTCCCACCTGATAACCTGTCATCCCATTAGTatgaataataatggattacatttacaTCGTGCTTTCCtaaacactcaaagcgcttcaaagAAAGCTAagaacctatcattcattcactccacattcacacatggtggtggtaagctcCATGTGTAGCCACAGTTGCCCTGGGGTAAACTGATGGAagagtggctgccaatttgcaccTATAGCCCCTCGGACCCcgaccaaacattcattcatacaccagtgtgaacagcactgggagcaaggtgggtgaagtgtctggcCAAAGGACACAACCTGCCATGCCAGTAGTGGTGTGTTAACAAGATGCTGTATACTTCAATGCATAGAAAACAAATCTCGCAGATTTTCTGAGCTGCAAAGTGCTCTAACCTGGGTTTCCAGAGTTTGACTCGCCCATAAAGTCTCCAGACAGGAACACGGCAGAATACCTCGTAGTTAACGCcactaaaaaaagaaacaaaatctaAAACAAAGCCCAAAAAACAATGAAGGTGGTCTTGTGTTATCTGCACATACCTTTGCCATTCAAAGTGACTTTTCCTACAGAGCGTGTCAGTGTAATTTTTGTAATGCCATTTCCTTTCCAGTAGAATTTGTAATCCAAAGCTAAATTCACATTTGCACACTCCTGGACCGTATCTAAAGGGAGATACAATAATTTCAAGAAGTTCACAGAGTTTAAGTCACTGTGGTATGTGATATGCTGTAGTACGTACGTGTACCAAATGTAACTGATTCCGCACTTGACATGAATCCAGCCAAATCCTGGATTAATTCATCAATCACTTCCACTGAGACTTCacctaaaatagaatacaaaataaCTGCTTAATTCAAATGTTTATAGAAGTAATGTTCCAACAATTATTAAATACATACCCCCTTGTCCATTGTTCACTTGAGTCATCAAATCAGATGGAAGCATTTGTAAAGGGTAACCAGTTGGACAAGACTGCAGCCGGGTTACACATTTTAAACTAAAATTCTCCAAAAAAGCAACCGGCGCACTGTGAACACAATGTCCAAGCGCCATCTGTGTGCAGAAATGTAGTGCATCATTGGGAGCTTTTGCAACATGCAGACAACACATTGGGCCCTATTCTCCCGTTTGCACTCAAGTGTTTCTTTACGCATGTTTCTCTTATTCAGCTTCTCCCATCCAGCCTGCGGACATGCCCATTTTGCGGATATGAGGCTTAAGTGCGCCATGAGTGAAGGCCGGCTCATTACTAATGAGGCAGACTTTGCCATCACGCCTTTTTCATGGTTCAATGAAAACCATGGAATTAGGAGTTTTGTGAATGTCATCGAAATCTAGTGCTGTCTTTAAATAGTCAAAGATTTGATTCGGAGGTGTCTGATTCAACTATCAACCTCGCAGTCGAATCGTCTGATATTAATCCCTCCATGTGGAAGGGAGACGAGTGCAGCAGGTGTGTTGGAAAGATACATTGATTTTGTTCATCATGTCTTCtttaaatattaaaacaatattcTTATATGCAGACAAAGTTTTTAGGGATTACGAGATTAATTTTAGTTTTGGCTGTTACTTTAGCCTTTGGCCTAAATTCAGCTGGCTGTGTTTTGACCTCCCGCTTCACTTCTTACAGAAATTATATTTCTCTGCACGCAATAATTATTTACTTATAGCAATAGGAAGATGTTTCTATATGGGAGAGGTGGCTGAGGGACTCACGACACGCTGCTGTCAGACACGGAGCTCGCCGAGCCATTACGCGCCTCGAGCCGTCTGAAATCCCACTGTCGACTCCGGTGAAACTCGCCAGAAATTGGGACGCACTGCCTCACCTCAGAAGTGTAGCACTTCTCTTAGAGAGGGTAATGATCCTTTCACTGGTTTACATACAGACACTTTGTTATAACTTAAATTTCCTCTATTTTGTCAAGTTTGATGTATATTTAGGGCCAAGGTCCTCACAAACTGTGCTTAAGCCTTTTTGACATGGAAAATGTTGCAAAGGAGATCTTTGTTTTACTTACTTTAATGAAAGACTGTATTCCTTTCATAAGTAGGCTACCTTGAGTTAACTTTGGAATACTCATATATGTGCCAGAGCACATCCATGTGACGTTACCGAAACCTAGTGACTAGtcagcagtgatgggcagtagcaagctacatgtagctaagctgcgtagcttaactacatattCCAGTAGCTTGTCGGTAATTTAGCTACTTTTTTcacaagtagcttttcctgtagcttaattACTTTCAGATCTATGTAGCTagaagcttacatcaaagctacaagctacaaagagcaAAAAAATGGACTGCAAATCCAAGCCTAAAAAaaaatggagaaaatacaatgacctggataaatgagaGCATCCATACAtagggagaaaatccatgatgataggTTGGTGTTCTTGTGATGAATCACAATTGGCTAgagttagggcgaaacattaggactggccaatcagaggcaagatgaagtgggtcatcgaaactagtaagcaaaataaTAACAGTCATGCACTTTTTACTGAAGTTAGAAAGAATGAATAACATAggagtgggccaaagaaaaggcaaactaaaataaattcATACAGTGGGTTGTGGGGACCCCTACAAGTAGTTATacggtgtccccagctaaatgacagatggTTAATAGTAATGaacccttattgggtccatttgtccactctcagttacattaagattgattatatactgtatatgtgggccCATTGAtagaaatgctgttaaatgtagcgttgatgtagcaagctacttttgcgtTGTAGCTTGTAGTATAAcgtgctacaattctccgggaatagcttcccctgtagcttaacttcatttaatcgagagtaacttgcagcttagcttactacattttccaagtagcttgcccatcactgcaaaTCAGTAAACACTACTGCATATCTGTTTATTTCTCTTTAAAAACTCTATAGATTCCACTGATCGTCGACGATGGGCACATTCTAACgaatcagatttgactatgaaaATCTTTAATCGAAGACAGCCTCGTTGAAATCCATGAAAAAGATAAcactttttaaatttgaaaaaGCTGCATCAATCCAAGCAgtgtttgtgtacgtgtgttGTCATGGTAATGCACAGCAGCGTCTTCTTCCTGTCTTCACATACTTAAGTGTAACCACCCTGATGTGATGTGTGATGTTAAGAGTTTTGTTGAGTACAAATGTTTTTGAAGCTGTGACGCGTCAGAGGGACTTGCACTGACAGCTGTGTGTCTGTATTGTGTGTTTGAGCGCAAGTCGAAGTGTGACAGCTAGCAGCTTAACATTAATCGTCCAAAAAAATTGATCGAAGCAAATATGATTAACTTTTTCGTTTGTTATGCTTGCTACAGTCTTGTTGATCATATGTGTTCAATAAGGCAATTGTTGATGATCACCTCCTCTGCCTTTTCATCACGTCTGATAAAGTCTATTTCAATTAAATAgttgcaaagttaaatcatgacctTACGTTGCAGCCTTAATTGTATGCATTCAACGTCCCAAGATGTCCAAACACAGCCGATATACGTGGTCGCCTTGCGTTTTATGCCGTTGTCGCGGCCTTTTTCTTTCCACTTACACAGAGCCACAGACAGGTGAATGACTTTGGTGCTTAATTCACAGTGGTGGAATTATAGTCCTTTTATTCCCATCTCAATGCATGTTTCCAGATTTGATAGTGTTTTAGGAGTCTCTTAACATGTTATCATGTGTGGTATACACTGCATCCAAACTTCAAGTATAATATAATGTTTCACCTTTCCGGGGCTTTACACTTATTCCGGCCTCAGAAGCGCGTAGGAATAAAAGTACTTAAGTCAGTAGGAGAATACGAAGAAGGCCAGATTTGACTGTGAGCGCCCACATTTAAGGATTGCTCAATCCAAAGTGCGCAATTTGAATAACGGTACGCCTTGACAGTGGAGGGGCAGAATGCTGCACAGCCAGAATCCGCAAAAttgctctgtttttttttttgattaagcACATGGGAGAATAGGGCCCATTGAGCACATCTTTATAACAAATTTATTAGAGATGACAAACCTGGGGAATAGTGAACAACTGATCGTCTATTGTGAAAATGGGACTTCCTTGGCTGTAGCTAATAACTGGTATGGGTGCAGACAAAATAGGCACTTCGAAGGATGGGCGAGGCTTTGCTACGCTGCACAaacaaaatcattaaaaaatcataaataacacacttttttttatcaaataaatgtaatCTTGCCTTACATTTTGTCTCCATGGTAGAAAAGCCCAAGATAAGGGTTGTTTTCTGATGGAGAGATGACACATAAAAATGGAAACCAATCCGGGGAGTCTTCTTTCTGTGCAGAGCACTGATAATCTGGTACTTGAGAGAGCTGCCCGCCAAAAGGGCCTGGGAGGCAATGAGACTTAAAGAGCTTCAGCTCTTCAGGCGAACAGTCCTGTTAAAGTTTCGGCAAATGTGAGggcaatgataaataaaatacagaAGCAGATACAGTATCATAACATGTTTCTTTGCAGGTACCTTGTCACAGCAACATCGGATATTGCATCGTTGAGCAGTGAGGTCGCAGGGACAGGAGCCCAGCGGCTGGTACACTTGGTTTGGAATGACGGATTCATTGTCTACAAAGGACAGGAGATTGACATTTAAATGTGATGTGACAAAACTGATGGGATAAATACTTGAGTAGAGGTACCAGATCCAGGATTAGCAGGAAGCAGAAGAGCATAAATCTTGGCCTGGATCAGCAACGATGCCTTAAATGTGTTCCCTACACAGGCAGATACCTGCAGGCTCTCTAGAACACATAGTGGCTTTGGACAACAATCTGTTTCATTTTCGCCACACAATTGCAGACTTCTATTTAGTCCCAGATGAACCCGAAGTGCATTCTGGGGAatcacaaagaaaaaaaaattaggaggGATTTTGCGCTTCTAATAAACGTGTTCATAACAAATGACAAAACCTGTTCATAACTATTAAAGTCCAGAACATTTCCTACCATTCCAACAAGTTCCTTTGTGAGGATCCATTGTGTTTCACTAGCTGCACACGAAGGAGGGTCAATGCCTCCTGTCAATAAACCAACAAAAACAGAACATGTTCAAATTGACACTATTTCTAGTGTTGTGGTTACTTTTAGGGTTTTCTGGAAGATTTCAAGTACCGTTTACGTTAGATGGTAATACAGTGTGCACATTCAGAGAGATGCCTGTTGTGTTTCCAAGTAAAAGTGCAGTAATTCTTGGTCCAGTAGCCACGATAAAGGATGGCTGGAAAACTGATGATAGTGATGTCAGACTTAACACATGCTGTCTGTACATGAATATATGTAGTAACCTTTCGTTCAACAGTAACATTACTTACCAAAAGTTTGTGCATCAGtcaaagaaaacagcaaaaacaggAGATGTGGCCCCACATTAGCCATTCTGTTCAGTGTCGATAATGAAGAATTATGAAGGAATTTAAGCAGATTTTGCCACATAAGTCGAAACCCAAATAATCGAAAGCATATTTACTAGGCTGTGTTGTTAAAAAAAGCAGTAACATTATAGGCTATAGTAACTTGCTCCGAGTGACGCTCGGCGCTGTTACTAAGCGACGACGTACGAGGATGACGTACATTACTAGGCGACTTTCTCTTCGTTAGCAAGCTACTTGGACGATTCGTTTATTTGTGCTGGTATATAAAACACCATTTTATAATCGTTATTCGAGAATAACAATAATCACCAGCTTCGCTCACGTCATTTTCAGGAAAATTACAACAAATGTCACCGCGCTGAGAATATTACGTATATCCGGTTTTGATGCATCTTGTTCCGGTTTTGCGATTATATAAAGAGCTCAATTAAAATAATCTTAATCATTATTATAGGTTTATGTATACTTCGATGAAAATGTTActttgaaatgaatatatacattgtGTTTTGAGATTATTCATAGTCAATTTGTCACCACCAGTTTGAAATTattgaataaataaacaaatacaactgTTTTAGATTAATTAAATTCACAAAACAATATTGATAACTACTTagaaatgcaataatacacatttaatttaaaaatatatattatgtcggatttttttttgtaatatattaACTCAGGGCGCACCGCGCAGACTCCATAAAACGGTGTTGATTGGTCGGCGTTACATGCACTGCTGTACAACAGCCTGAGGCGGTCAACGGTATAGTGACGTGGATAATGACTAGCGACGTTTGCTAAACTTTATAAAGTATGAAGACGTCGCACGCCTAATGGCTGCAATGCTTCCTGGTTAATAGTGGCCGGAGGACCTGTTGACTaacataatgtttttttaatgtcgactcgttttttttttgtagccACTAATACAAAGGCACATAGCGATTAGCCCTAGCTGATGTACCGAGGGCAACCTGTAAATGGCTCCTGCGGGGAAGTTGATCAAGTCAAATGTTTGTTTACCACAGGATTCAGAGTACGAAACTGGTTGAACGGAACGAAACCGGCGGGGTCGATGCTTAATCCATAGAAACCGTCGCCGATTAGTTTGTTAGCTTGTTATCATTAGCCGCTCAGAGACGCCAGGTATATCAGCATTGCGAACTGTCAAGATGGGCTCCATGCTGCGGGGTGAGGAGATGTGCTTGGCCCAACTCTTTCTGCAGTCTGGATCAGCATACGACTGCATCGCTGAACTTGGAGAACTGGGAATTGTGGAGTTCAGAGACGTAAGTACTGCAACAGTTAAACACTCGCCTGCTCTGGATAAAAAAAGTTGCTGAAGATAAACGTTCAGTTTGCATGGAAGGGCGAGATCAAGTGCTGCTAACTCAGCCAAGTAACCAGAGATAAGTTTTTTGTGTGTTAAAAATATGGACAGTTCATGCCTTCGGAAAGTTTTAAAACTACAGAATTAACAATCCTTATTTTCCCCTGCCTGtgtatttgttttctaatttcaAGTACCACCTGTAGTGCATTCAAGTACCCCTAGTTTAGAAAATGTTATCTACTGTAGCGTAGATAATACAAAACTGAAAAAGTTtgtaaaataaagtgcaaaatgaCAACTTATAAACTTCATcggggggtgtccaaactttttccagcaagCGCCGCATACAGAAAAATTAAAGGATGACCCTTGGAGTGCATTAaagttaacctgactctcgccagatccttgaaGTTCGCTGagttccacacaaggatctgggctcaaaggcaatgcaaactccttcaagatagcaaaaaataatgaaccaatcgggatcgccgggcgggatttcatagatgtgacgtagcgccaaaGCAActatttgattcaaacaacaatggcggcactcggcgaggagtcgtgtgctgacattgattctgctatatTTTGCGACAttgatcgtctactgacattgctgcgttgtttcagtaaaagttctctaacttttcgctctgtcgttatccaatatgtcgtctgttctgttttggatttcccagcgtcacaggttgatttcgatgtgagtggttgaagtagcacgtcattcaagataacggaaaagtggtttatccaatcacattcaattatttttttacaaggccccaccttctgaaatacatctcctattgagaagtcccagatccttgtgtggagctcagcgaactaaaATAATCTGGCGTGAGTCAGGTTACATTAAAGTGCCCTTGTTTCATAATAATTGATATACTgtagatcagggatgtcaaacatgcggcccgtgggccggatcaggtcCGCGAACAGGTTCAATGcggcccgcaagatgagtttgctaagtgtaaaattgagctgcatttttacattaaagaaactgctgttctaaatgtgtccactggatgtcgcaatagcaattctgttaggcaagcaaatagttaaaACCGGGGAGAGCAAGTATGCCAAGCAAGAAGTACACGGTAAAGTGGGGCTGCAACTCCTCCTCCTTGACCCAACATAAAACAATGAGGAGTAAcaaacaattggtaaccccacttaaaatgttgcatgagacactgcatcttgatatagttctgtgaaaatgattgtcttctgtgcaaatttaaagaaagtgaactgTGAAAATTACAAATGAGGTTGTTGATACATAGAAGTGTTTTTGTTTgggctttattttgttttatcttCAATCtaagatgggctgtgacttaaagtttaattgctttgtagatacactgagattaagtctgaggtcattgtgttcttcatggtgttttttaaactgcaccatttttttcctctgaattttcaactaacttgaagtgttttgtcaagaggtttatttgtaatatgtacattttcagaatgtgcctgtACTATTTTGGgctgaagtaaaacaaagaaaacaatctgaagttatcgTTGTTgtattaagttattatgccatgatatTACCCGttcggcccacgtgggaatagattttccctcATGCGGCCCCTGAGATAAAATTAGTTTTACAACCCTGCTGTAGATACTATAAACcagaaaatgtttgtaaaaaaacatgcaaaatgagaaTTATCAACTAGAtcagggttgtccaaacttttttcaacAAGGGCCGCATACAGATAATTTAAAGGATGCCACCTGCAGTGTATTCAAGGGCCCCTATTTGAGAATCATTAATTTACTGTTgataataaaacatataaaaagTTTAAGATAAAATACAAAAAGACAATTATcaactaaatcaggggtgtcttaACTTTTTCCACCGAAGGCCGGATACAGAGAAATTGAAGGATGCACATGCcacttttaatacattttgtacaaaacagaaaacgttTGTAAAgtaacatgcaaaatgacaattAACTAAATCGCGGTGTCTAAACCTTTTCTAGCAAAGGGTGCATACGGGCAAAATGAAGGATGCACATGCTACTTCAGTAAATTTTGTACAATAAAGATACTAAAATCAACACAGGGGTTTATAACCTTTTTAGCCTcatggcccaacttttccactacagggaGATCcaaggcccactcaaatattaacactgaattagaaaTCTTACTTTAGGttgtaatcatattcaataattatatctaacataCTTACACTTTTATAGGATACAGtacaccttgtcaaatgatatgaaaccgtgtgttaatcacaaagattattatcatcgCTTAGCTCAGgttgattacaaaaaaaaaaactgaaatatattGCATAAGAACAGACTGAGGGAAAAATACATtgacatacaattacgcagtgctaaaataaatacattctaactacattaataataaataatattaatatat
The Nerophis lumbriciformis linkage group LG12, RoL_Nlum_v2.1, whole genome shotgun sequence DNA segment above includes these coding regions:
- the tctn2 gene encoding tectonic-2 — protein: MWQNLLKFLHNSSLSTLNRMANVGPHLLFLLFSLTDAQTFVFQPSFIVATGPRITALLLGNTTGISLNVHTVLPSNVNGGIDPPSCAASETQWILTKELVGMNALRVHLGLNRSLQLCGENETDCCPKPLCVLESLQVSACVGNTFKASLLIQAKIYALLLPANPGSDNESVIPNQVYQPLGSCPCDLTAQRCNIRCCCDKDCSPEELKLFKSHCLPGPFGGQLSQVPDYQCSAQKEDSPDWFPFLCVISPSENNPYLGLFYHGDKIVAKPRPSFEVPILSAPIPVISYSQGSPIFTIDDQLFTIPQMALGHCVHSAPVAFLENFSLKCVTRLQSCPTGYPLQMLPSDLMTQVNNGQGGEVSVEVIDELIQDLAGFMSSAESVTFGTHTVQECANVNLALDYKFYWKGNGITKITLTRSVGKVTLNGKVALTTRYSAVFLSGDFMGESNSGNPGYQVGRPIIAGIEDAQNDTFSVQRTSINLWKPVSEGLCSTAGKQPILFAENSTSGCQLPISMDNLTKCDLLRETVCSLQANLIRATYVAKSGNPNSQTIADWVDINFMNSSKTSADGDSSCSDIPSHIHIVIWTLVTGMIDGNAQRNIQTIQVRSTLSTWTFECGGGDFSPCADPTETQLFPVTASVTFIDIPVNTGPPKTRFQINFTEYDCNRNDVCWPQLAFPVTKYYTGEPQYQSLAKGLILVFFFIAASVLGTPWKQIRQAWNNSAR